From Anopheles coluzzii chromosome 3, AcolN3, whole genome shotgun sequence, the proteins below share one genomic window:
- the LOC120959414 gene encoding uncharacterized protein LOC120959414 codes for MALVSVRDYEKRAHEIIPRNALDYYRSGAGDELSLHLNRTGFDRLRIRPRMLQGGSTRDLSCTVFGQRFSMPIAISPTAMQRMAHPDGEVANAKAAATRQVLFTLSTISTSSIEQVAEATPNAPKWFQLYIYRDRQLTEELVRRAERAGFRAIVLTVDAPLFGLRRADMRNKFSLPPHLSMANFVGKAASIRSQGGSGINEYIAEQLDPTLSWDDVKWLLGFTKLPVIVKGILTREDAIIAADLGVQGIFVSNHGARQLDSVPASIEALPEIVAAVGGRVEIFLDGGITQGTDVFKALALGARMVFFGRPALWGLAVNGQAGVEHVLDILRNELDLTMALAGCKTLADITKEYVVHENHYSKL; via the exons ATGGCCCTAGTGTCCGTTCGTGATTACGAGAAGCGTGCCCACGAAATCATACCCCGGAATGCGCTCGACTACTACCGCAGCGGTGCCGGGGACGAGCTATCCCTCCACCTTAACCGAACCGGCTTCGATCGGCTCCGGATCCGACCGCGGATGCTGCAGGGTGGCTCCACCCGGGACCTTTCCTGTACCGTGTTTGGGCAGCGCTTCTCGATGCCGATCGCCATCTCACCCACCGCCATGCAACGGATGGCCCATCCCGACGGTGAGGTAGCGAACGCGAAAGCTGCCGCCACCCGGCAGGTTCTCTTCACGctcagcaccatcagcacgAGCTCGATCGAGCAGGTGGCGGAAGCGACACCGAACGCACCGAAGTGGTTCCAGCTGTACATCTACCGCGACCGGCAGCTGACCGAGGAGCTGGTACGGCGGGCCGAACGGGCCGGCTTTCGGGCGATCGTGCTGACCGTCGATGCGCCACTGTTCGGTTTGCGGCGGGCGGATATGCGCAACAAGTTTTCCCTACCACCGCACCTGAG CATGGCGAACTTCGTCGGTAAGGCAGCGAGCATCCGCAGCCAGGGCGGTTCGGGCATCAACGAGTACATCGCGGAACAGCTCGATCCAACACTGTCCTGGGACGACGTCAAGTGGCTGCTCGGCTTCACCAAGCTGCCCGTCATCGTGAAGGGTATCCTGACGCGCGAAGATGCCATCATTGCGGCCGATCTCGGCGTACAAGGCATCTTCGTGTCGAACCATGGTGCGCGGCAGTTGGATTCAGTGCCAGCATCG ATTGAAGCACTGCCGGAAATTGTCgctgccgttggtggacgggTAGAAATCTTTCTAGACGGTGGCATCACACAAGGTACGGACGTGTTCAAGGCGCTGGCACTCGGTGCGCGGATGGTGTTTTTCGGCCGCCCTGCCCTCTGGGGATTGGCTGTCAATGGGCAGGCGGGTGTTGAGCACGTGCTGGACATTTTGCGCAACGAGCTGGACCTGACGATGGCACTGGCCGGTTGCAAAACGCTCGCGGACATCACGAAGGAGTATGTGGTGCACGAGAATCATTATAGTAAGCTTTAA